One Spinacia oleracea cultivar Varoflay chromosome 4, BTI_SOV_V1, whole genome shotgun sequence DNA segment encodes these proteins:
- the LOC110780689 gene encoding protein FAR1-RELATED SEQUENCE 5-like produces the protein MTEPKKEAIEAMSECGLRPMESYRYMSTETGGDDCVGHTMIDHLNYCYKLKMKQIDGKDSQTLVNKLTNKYNLICAPFVGINNHWKNTMFACAFIGDETTESFVWVFETFLKVMGGKHPISIFTDQDAAIAAGIEQVFPSSRHRLCLWHLSKNTNSRFGLLKSDKNFKNAFYKCLSGCITPNDFEETWKSMINTFKLEKDDWFNRFESTNHAVGFKANKSTTLTEFYSIFQATINRWRKTEEKDDFDCTRGIPTSELSMSTILKQAANVYTITLFRDFEKEFKLSVASSTMFKGSVGRTVFFEVWIEGITGSRQEVQYKMEDSTVTCTCKNFE, from the exons ATGACAGAACCTAAAAAAGAAGCTATTGAGGCAATGTCAGAATGTGGTCTAAGACCAATGGAGTCTTATAGGTATATGTCAACAGAAACTGGCGGAGACGACTGTGTAGGTCATACGATGATTGATCATCTAAACTACTGCTACAagttaaaaatgaagcaaattgATGGCAAGGATTCACAAACACTAGTGAACAAACT AACCAATAAGTACAATCTCATATGTGCTCCATTTGTTGGTATCAATAACCATTGGAAAAACACAATGTTTGCTTGTGCTTTCATTGGGGATGAAACCACAGAATCTTTCGTTTGGGTGTTTGAAACTTTTCTGAAGGTTATGGGAGGAAAGCACCCTATATCGATTTTCACTGATCAAGATGCAGCCATTGCTGCTGGAATAGAACAG GTTTTTCCTTCTTCAAGACACAGGTTATGCTTGTGGCACTTGAGTAAAAATACAAACAGTAGGTTTGGTTTATTGAAGTCTgataaaaacttcaaaaacgCATTCTACAAGTGTTTAAGTGGGTGTATAACACcaaatgattttgaagaaacttgGAAATCTATGATCAACACTTTTAAGCTGGAAAAAGATGACTGGTTCAACAGATT TGAAAGTACAAACCATGCTGTTGGATTTAAAGCAAATAAAAGTACAACATTAACAGAGTTCTATAGTATTTTTCAAGCTACAATAAATCGATGGAGAAAAACCGAAGAAAAAGACGACTTTGACTGTACAAGGGGAATACCAACTTCAGAGCTAAGTATGAGTACTATATTAAAACAGGCAGCAAATGTATACACGATAACACTTTTCCGTGATTTTGAAAAAGAGTTCAAGCTTTCTGTGGCAAGTAGTACAATGTTCAAGGGAAGTGTAGGAAGAACAGTGTTTTTTGAAGTGTGGATAGAAGGAATAACAG GATCAAGGCAAGAAGTTCAATACAAAATGGAAGATTCAACCGTCACTTGCACATGCAAAAACTTTGAATAA
- the LOC130471302 gene encoding uncharacterized protein — protein MFFSNRENSTTSKRTAAKANLPAERKTKRKITDEEYEVKEENIEKALIVEREVSPLAMITKEVPAKKKPKKSIAVYKEKVAEEEEEKTGVRGGHGKFISFISMMNEQKKEAVRNIGLGALLDFQLPTSSQQFVTWLCNNFEENSQYLYLPKNEKILIEFEDVKKIYGLPSGEVDIVEAKSDKASEEFSAFMASWKKIFGNKVPSVQKILKYYSQEDQIEAGPDANFITSFLVVTVNTLIKSTLSNQAYFKFLFSMMNHEQIRNLNWCKYVWEALLSTTAQYKKNLKQKDKATFFTGLLPLLTIFYFDRVQRMNFFPPRRIPLVSCWTKEIGHKRNKLEESGFGLGKVLPKINIEEKQTRKEFMDEFVGIIQAVGDNLSKLSDSLKKAQEFFPGNELVSKVEEFLSKMAKEPSLSQDEWSDDFIKALLEKEKELLDAIELEKNKAKKDKQRYEYNIKNAFDLGLSPSPIIDDDKLKREKAGTSTSTPSLSLEEIDESLASAMLNLKQRREEEKKENEIAKAKKMMQAESEVSEPTSEKPKTTVEEIVVQEEKIVSSDEATVEPELHVSEMMPVTNVIEEEPAPEVRNEEDSAPQVIEKKVTPDGVEEQPAKNKTNESAEPQVLENTVAQQMVEEPAEPHTPTQSQVQQPVEAELSVGAEQSSLPSPKTPLNEVSISTLISSTKTDLKLDEIFEDKGEKEDEGEGNEKGDKGKRPQRIHKLPAAFSSPYLVKYRDLFKNLDTMHQSLADYVLSGQDNSEVLYFDGYNYINREDMKTLVDEAEVVDCVIDSWSKYLNAKGHKDKLFLSTVPYVSIIIDVI, from the exons ATGTTCTTCTCCAACAGAGAAAACAGTACCA CATCAAAAAGAACAGCAGCAAAAGCAAACCTACCTGctgaaagaaaaacaaaaaggaaaataacTGATGAAGAATATGAAGTGAAGGAAGAAAATATAGAAAAAG CTTTAATTGTGGAACGGGAGGTTTCCCCTTTGGCGATGATTACCAAAGAAGTTCCTGCAAAAAAGAAACCAAAGAAATCAATTGCTGTTTACAAGGAAAAAGTagcagaagaagaggaagaaaaaaCTGGAGTTAGAGGAGGACATGGAAAATTCATCAGTTTCATTTCCATGATGAATGAACAGAAGAAGGAGGCCGTTCGGAATATCGGTCTAGGAGCATTGCTAGATTTCCAGCTACCTACTTCATCCCAACAATTTGTTACATGGCTATGTAACAACTTTGAGGAAAACAGCCAATATCTTTATCTGCCGAAGAATGAGAAAATCCTGATAGAATTTGAGGACGTGAAAAAGATATATGGCCTTCCTAGCGGTGAAGTAGACATAGTTGAGGCAAAGTCTGACAAGGCTAGTGAAGAGTTTTCTGCATTCATGGCAAG TTGGAAAAAGATCTTTGGGAATAAGGTCCCATCAGTTCAGAAAATTTTAAAGTACTACAGTCAAGAAGACCAAATTGAGGCTGGACCGGATGCAAATTTCATTACAAGCTTCTTGGTGGTCACTGTCAACACGTTGATCAAGAGCACGTTGTCAAACCAAGCATACTTCAAATTTTTGTtctcaatgatgaatcatgagCAGATCCGGAACTTGAATTGGTGCAAGTATGTGTGGGAGGCACTGCTCTCAACTACTGCACAGTATAAGAAAAACCTGAAACAAAAGGACAAAGCAACATTTTTCACAGGACTATTGCCGTTATTGACG ATTTTCTATTTTGACAGAGTTCAAAGAATGAACTTTTTTCCTCCAAGACGAATTCCACTTGTGTCCTGCTGGACAAAGGAAATAGGACACAAACGGAATAAATTGGAGGAAAGTGGCTTTGGATTGGGGAAGGTGTTACCCAAAATCAATATTGAAGAAAAACAAACTCGCAAG GAGTTTATGGATGAGTTTGTCGGTATAATTCAAGCTGTTGGTGACAATTTGTCAAAGCTTTCTGATTCACTGAAGAAGGCGCAAGAATTCTTCCCAGGAAATGAGTTGGTATCTAAAGTGGAAGAGTTCTTGTCAAAAATGGCAAAAGAACCATCATTAAGCCAAGATGAGTGGTCTGATGACTTCATTAAGGCTCTgttggaaaaagaaaaagagttgTTGGATGCAATTGAGCtggagaaaaacaaagcaaaaaaggATAAGCAGAGATATGAGTATAATATCAAGAATGCATTCGACTTGGGACTTTCACCATCACCGATAATAGATGATGACAAGTTGAAACGTGAGAAAGCTGGTACATCCACCTCTACGCCAAGTTTGTCACTTGAAGAAATAGATGAATCTTTGGCTTCTGCTATGCTGAATCTAAAACAAAGAAGAGaggaagagaaaaaagaaaatgaaattgcAAAAGCTAAGAAAATGATGCAAGCAGAATCAGAAGTGAGTGAACCAACTTCAGAAAAACCAAAAACAACAGTGGAGGAGATTGTTGTACAAGAAGAGAAGATTGTGAGCTCGGATGAAGCTACAGTGGAGCCTGAGTTGCATGTATCAGAAATGATGCCTGTAACTAATGTAATTGAAGAGGAGCCTGCACCAGAAGTGAGAAATGAAGAGGATTCTGCACCACAAGTGATTGAGAAGAAGGTTACACCAGATGGGGTCGAGGAGCAGCCTGCAAAAAATAAGACAAATGAAAGTGCTGAACCACAAGTGCTTGAGAACACGGTTGCACAACAAATGGTTGAGGAGCCAGCAGAACCTCATACTCCTACACAGTCGCAGGTGCAACAACCAGTGGAAGCTGAACTATCTGTTGGTGCAGAACAATCTTCTCTTCCTTCACCAAAAACTCCATTGAATGAAGTCTCAATATCAACATTAATTTCAAGCACAAAAACAGATTTGAAATTGGACGAAATTTTTGAAGACAAAGGAGAAAAAGAAGATGAAGGAGAAGG AAATGAGAAAGGTGACAAAGGAAAAAGACCTCAAAGGATTCACAAACTACCGGCTGCCTTCTCTTCTCCATATTTGGTCAAGTATCGAGACTTGTTCAAAAATCTGGACACAATGCATCAAAGCCTAGCAGATTATGTCTTAAGTGGTCAGGACAACag TGAGGTTCTTTATTTTGATGGATACAACTACATCAATAGAGAGGACATGAAAACACTGGTTGATGAAGCGGAAGTGGTTGACTGTGTGATTGATTCATGGTCAAAGTATCTAAATGCAAAGGGCCATAAAGATAAACTCTTCCTTTCAACAGTTCCATATGTAAGTATAATAATTGATGTTAtttaa
- the LOC130459267 gene encoding uncharacterized protein, translating to MPKEKKETTGRSSEEQKIGNAKQPDMKETGKYEIEKEIEAEKQIDTFQEQPQRLILKFKRRPTKSQPEVQKVLSEGDGKACTTSETEVQKPLSEGDKKSSSKSQPEVQKTSRGNNLLKQLLAKSIKQNNKKKAAQMVATAAAAAMASKEADKRIDTAAVAAQIEAEKMAPAADAEDKRVAQEKASAAEKEAKRVAEEKASAADAEAKKLDEEKASAADAQREAELKEAENKRIEANKKKEEEDKAEAMKKDLEERKKEYEEKMSQLMAKNNKELIEEAERKEAERKKREDERKKKEDDDATKAIAMVVESVNASESEAQTIGGKGTKRGKKTTATKKNTILSITMDEELQKKLHNISDSYNPRRSTRSIVKVQQNVCAEVVSKEEFEGKDVSGVTSKVTNTPKKRKAAEKEAEDEPLDVEIIKIKKQKGVEKKAPVKGRILPLRSALKRNKKNDIEEVKEEQKTELAKVNVKGKRKMKKRKEEEEVQEEEELEGNDEEEQEEEEEQNEEEEEEEEEDEEDEEWEEEEEEKEQNKMPKGIFSILKY from the exons ATGccgaaagaaaaaaaggaaac GACTGGAAGATCTAGTGAAGAGCAAAAAATCGGGAATGCAAAGCAACCAGACATGAAGGA AACTGGAAAATACGAAATTGAGAAGGAAATTGAAGCTGAAAAGCAAATAGACACATTCCA AGAACAACCACAAAGGTTAATACTCAAATTTAAGCGAAGACCAACTAAATCCCAGCCAGAGGTTCAGAAAGTATTAAG TGAAGGAGATGGGAAGGCATGTACAACTTCTGAGACAGAAGTTCAAAAACCATTGAG TGAAGGAGATAAGAAATCTTCATCAAAATCACAGCCTGAAGTTCAAAAAACATCAAG GGGCAACAACTTACTGAAACAACTTTTAGCAAAGAGCATAAAGcagaacaacaaaaaaaaggcTGCACAAATGGTAGCTAcagctgctgctgctgcaaTGGCCAGCAAAGAAGCTGACAAAAGGATAGATACAGCTGCCGTTGCAGCACAAATAGAAGCTGAGAAAATGGCACCTGCAGCTGATGCAGAAGACAAAAGAGTCGCTCAGGAAAAGGCGTCTGCAGCTGAGAAAGAAGCCAAAAGAGTGGCTGAGGAAAAGGCATCTGCAGCTGATGCAGAAGCGAAAAAACTGGATGAGGAGAAGGCATCTGCAGCTGATGCCCAAAGAGAAGCTGAGCTGAAAGAAGCTGAAAACAAGAGGATCGAGGCTAataagaagaaggaagaagaagataaaGCTGAAGCAATGAAGAAGGATTTAgaggaaagaaagaaagaatatGAAGAAAAAATGAGCCAGCTTATGGCTAAAAACAACAAAGAGTTGATAGAGGAAGCGGAAAGGAAAGAAGCtgagagaaagaaaagagaagatgagagaaagaaaaaagaagacgaTGATGCCACAAAAGCAATTGCCATGGTGGTTGAAAGTGTAAATGCTTCAGAGAGTGAAGCTCAAACCATTGGTGGTAAAGGCACAAAAAGAGGAAAGAAGACAACAGCTACCAAGAAGAACACCATTCTAAGTATTACTATGGATGAAGAACTACAAAAGAAGTTGCACAACATATCAGATTCATACAATCCGAGAAGAAGTACAAGATCAATAGTGAAAGTGCAACAAAATGTTTGTGCTGAAGTAGTTAGCAAAGAAGAATTTGAAGGCAAAG ATGTTTCTGGAGTTACTTCCAAAGTAACAAATACTCcaaagaaaaggaaagcggCTGAGAAAGAAGCCGAGGATGAGCCTTTGGATGTtgagataataaaaataaaaaaacaaaaag gAGTTGAAAAAAAAGCACCTGTTAAGGGAAGAATTCTTCCTCTTAGGAGTGCATTgaaaagaaataagaaaaatgatATTGAAGAAGTGAAAGAAGAACAGAAAACAG AACTTGCAAAAGTCAATGTTAAAgggaaaaggaaaatgaaaaaaagaaaggaagaagaagaggttcaagaagaagaggagttagagggaaatgatgaagaagagcaagaagaggaggaagaacaaaatgaggaagaagaggaagaagaggaagaagatgaggaagatgaagaatgggaagaagaagaagaagaaaaagaacaaaacaagatGCCAAAAGGTATATTTAGTATactaaaatattaa